A single Chryseobacterium shigense DNA region contains:
- the lpxK gene encoding tetraacyldisaccharide 4'-kinase, whose translation MKRWYLYPFSLGYHLVTGIRNTMYDLGVFKTTKFKTPIINVGNLSVGGSGKSPMVMYLAQYLSKHYRTGVLSRGYGRLTKGYEVTNYESNYKIVGDEAMQLFERFKNRFVIAVSEERVPGAKKVIEDMDLDVLVLDDALQHRAIKAGFNILMTDFNDPYFKDHLLPAGDLRESRNGSKRANIIMVSKCPDELTEETKRYYISRIRPSHNQKVFFSSIGYDENVYGKDKMLPDNNLNYYDILLITGIANPKPLLEHLAKFSQRVKHLKFRDHHNFTDDDIKKITAEYKKLGEYKLILTTEKDYVRLKTFDYLREIVYYWPINVIIDKKEEFNQIILDYVRKN comes from the coding sequence ATGAAAAGATGGTACCTTTATCCTTTTTCCCTCGGTTATCATTTGGTAACGGGTATCCGGAACACAATGTATGATCTGGGCGTTTTTAAAACGACAAAGTTCAAGACTCCGATAATCAATGTCGGTAACCTTTCTGTGGGCGGAAGCGGAAAATCACCAATGGTGATGTATCTTGCCCAATACCTGTCCAAACATTACAGGACGGGAGTTCTTTCACGCGGTTACGGAAGGTTGACGAAAGGCTACGAAGTAACGAATTATGAAAGCAACTATAAAATTGTAGGTGATGAAGCCATGCAGCTTTTTGAGCGCTTCAAAAACCGTTTCGTTATTGCCGTTTCAGAAGAAAGAGTTCCCGGAGCCAAAAAAGTGATTGAAGATATGGATCTTGATGTTCTTGTTTTGGATGATGCCCTGCAGCACAGAGCCATCAAAGCAGGATTCAATATTCTGATGACGGATTTTAATGATCCTTATTTTAAAGATCACCTTCTGCCTGCCGGAGATTTAAGAGAATCCAGAAACGGCTCCAAAAGAGCCAATATCATCATGGTCAGCAAATGCCCTGATGAACTTACCGAAGAAACCAAACGCTACTATATTTCAAGGATCAGGCCGTCCCATAACCAGAAAGTATTCTTTTCATCCATCGGTTATGATGAAAACGTGTACGGAAAAGACAAGATGCTTCCGGACAATAACCTGAACTATTACGACATCCTTCTCATCACAGGAATTGCCAACCCTAAACCGCTTCTTGAGCATCTGGCAAAATTTTCACAACGGGTTAAGCATTTAAAATTCAGGGATCATCATAATTTTACAGATGACGACATTAAAAAAATCACTGCTGAATATAAAAAACTAGGCGAATATAAGCTGATTCTTACCACAGAGAAAGATTATGTACGTCTGAAAACTTTTGACTATCTTAGAGAAATTGTTTACTACTGGCCTATTAATGTTATCATTGATAAAAAGGAAGAATTCAACCAAATCATCTTAGATTATGTTAGAAAAAATTAA
- the truA gene encoding tRNA pseudouridine(38-40) synthase TruA codes for MRYFIEFSYNGKNYFGYQIQPDAISVQEELEKALSTILREEIKTTGAGRTDTGVHARKIFAHFDTEHAVAEMNLAYKLNSFLPPDIAVKRIFPVKEDFHARFDATYRTYEYYISLAKNPFTQESAWQHWKRPLDISRMNEACKILFEYEDFTSFAKLKTDNKTNICKIYKAEWEQDGTELKFTVSANRFLRNMVRAIVGTMVEIGSGKIKPEDLRKIIEDKHRNAAGTSAPGHGLFLVDVGYEF; via the coding sequence TTGAGATACTTTATTGAATTTTCTTACAACGGGAAAAATTATTTCGGTTATCAGATACAGCCGGATGCCATTTCTGTGCAGGAAGAGCTGGAAAAAGCCCTTTCTACTATACTGAGGGAAGAAATTAAAACAACAGGAGCCGGAAGAACGGATACAGGCGTTCATGCCAGAAAAATATTTGCCCATTTCGATACGGAGCATGCTGTGGCGGAAATGAATTTAGCTTATAAATTGAATAGTTTCCTGCCACCTGATATTGCTGTAAAAAGGATCTTTCCAGTGAAAGAGGATTTTCATGCCCGTTTTGATGCTACCTACAGAACGTACGAGTATTATATTTCCCTGGCGAAAAACCCTTTCACTCAGGAATCGGCATGGCAGCACTGGAAAAGACCGCTGGATATCAGCAGGATGAATGAAGCCTGTAAAATTTTATTTGAATATGAAGATTTTACAAGTTTTGCCAAATTAAAAACCGATAATAAAACCAATATCTGCAAAATCTACAAAGCAGAGTGGGAGCAGGATGGAACAGAACTTAAGTTTACGGTTTCAGCCAACCGATTTCTCAGAAATATGGTCCGCGCTATTGTAGGGACTATGGTTGAAATCGGAAGTGGTAAAATAAAACCTGAAGATCTTCGCAAAATTATTGAAGACAAGCATCGTAATGCGGCAGGAACTTCAGCTCCGGGCCATGGATTGTTTCTTGTGGATGTAGGGTACGAATTTTAA
- a CDS encoding MFS transporter, producing the protein MNSSPITTAQRIKAIVGGSIGNLVEWYDWYAYAAFAIYFSNSFFPDSDLNAQLMNTAGIFAVGFLMRPIGGWIFGSIADKIGRKKAMTLSVLLMSFGSLLIALTPTYKTIGILAPVLLLIARLLQGLSVGGEYGVSATYLSEMASENRRGFYSSFQYVTLIGGQLIALGIQLILQKLLLTEAQLEEWGWRIPFVIGALLSVIALYLRANLHETEAFENKKEVSEKKKGTVKELLKHPKALLTVVGLTLGGTLAFYTYTTYMQKFLVNTVHLTKEQSTLISFISLFIFACLQPVFGALSDRIGRRPLLLGFGILGTLFTVPLLTALSTTTSMWTAFFLIMAALIIVSGYTSINAVVKAELFPSEIRALGVGLPYALTVAIFGGTAEYIALWFKQTGTEQYFYWYITGCILFSLIVYAGMKDTKNNSALDKD; encoded by the coding sequence ATGAATTCATCACCTATAACCACTGCCCAAAGAATCAAAGCCATTGTAGGCGGATCTATCGGAAATCTCGTTGAATGGTATGACTGGTATGCGTATGCCGCCTTTGCCATTTATTTTTCCAATTCATTTTTTCCGGATTCGGATCTTAATGCCCAGCTGATGAATACAGCGGGTATCTTTGCCGTAGGTTTTTTGATGAGGCCAATCGGAGGATGGATATTCGGAAGTATTGCTGATAAGATTGGGAGAAAAAAGGCAATGACTCTTTCGGTACTGCTGATGTCTTTCGGTTCGCTTCTTATTGCGCTTACTCCAACTTATAAAACTATAGGAATTCTGGCACCTGTTTTACTGCTTATCGCAAGGTTGCTGCAAGGGTTAAGTGTTGGCGGAGAATATGGCGTTTCTGCCACTTATCTCAGTGAAATGGCATCAGAAAACCGCAGGGGGTTTTATTCAAGCTTTCAATATGTAACGCTGATTGGCGGCCAGCTGATTGCATTGGGAATTCAGTTGATTCTGCAAAAACTGCTTTTAACAGAAGCTCAGCTCGAAGAATGGGGATGGAGAATTCCTTTTGTAATCGGGGCACTGCTTTCAGTAATCGCCTTATATTTAAGAGCCAATCTTCACGAGACTGAAGCTTTCGAAAATAAAAAGGAAGTCAGTGAAAAGAAGAAAGGAACAGTAAAGGAGCTCCTTAAGCACCCTAAAGCATTGCTTACCGTTGTAGGGCTGACTTTGGGAGGAACTCTGGCATTTTATACATACACCACGTATATGCAGAAATTTTTAGTGAATACTGTTCATCTTACCAAAGAGCAATCTACCCTGATCTCTTTTATCTCATTGTTTATATTTGCCTGCCTGCAGCCTGTATTCGGAGCATTATCAGACAGAATCGGAAGGAGGCCTCTGCTTTTAGGTTTTGGAATTCTCGGCACATTGTTTACAGTTCCTCTGCTTACAGCTTTAAGCACGACCACTTCAATGTGGACAGCATTTTTCCTCATTATGGCAGCCTTGATTATCGTCAGTGGCTATACATCCATTAACGCAGTTGTAAAGGCGGAGCTTTTCCCTTCAGAGATCAGGGCTCTGGGAGTGGGACTTCCATATGCCCTTACCGTTGCTATTTTTGGAGGAACTGCCGAATATATAGCACTTTGGTTTAAACAGACCGGAACAGAACAATATTTCTACTGGTATATTACCGGATGTATTTTATTTTCACTGATCGTTTATGCCGGAATGAAGGACACAAAGAACAATTCAGCACTGGATAAAGATTAA
- a CDS encoding alpha/beta hydrolase translates to MKTKTIVLIHGLFVNNTSWKEWKTYFEAQGYIVHTPSNPGHEGDPGKLKINIPSELKNVSFDDTVDRLVKFIDTLPEKPVVIGHSFGGLMVQKLIDMGKASAGVSIDGAPPKNVMAPFSTVKIVWPVVNFFKGNSPYLGTKEWYHKAFFNNYSKAESDKLYETVAVPESRKLARDPLFKSSATLDLKKPHEPLLFIAGSDDHIFPAAFSKKIASAYKDENSIVDFKEFEGRSHFICGEREWEEVAGYILNWLKNLA, encoded by the coding sequence ATGAAAACAAAAACTATCGTACTGATTCATGGATTATTTGTGAATAATACAAGCTGGAAAGAATGGAAAACTTATTTTGAAGCTCAGGGATATATTGTTCACACCCCTTCCAATCCCGGACATGAAGGAGATCCGGGAAAGCTGAAAATAAATATCCCGTCAGAATTGAAAAATGTAAGTTTTGATGATACCGTCGATCGTTTAGTGAAATTTATTGATACACTTCCTGAGAAACCTGTCGTTATCGGACATTCATTTGGAGGACTGATGGTTCAGAAGCTTATTGATATGGGAAAAGCCAGTGCCGGCGTAAGCATTGATGGTGCGCCTCCAAAAAATGTAATGGCTCCTTTTTCTACTGTAAAAATAGTATGGCCTGTTGTGAATTTTTTTAAAGGAAACAGCCCGTATTTAGGAACTAAAGAATGGTACCATAAAGCTTTTTTCAATAATTATTCAAAAGCAGAAAGTGATAAGTTATATGAAACTGTTGCCGTTCCTGAAAGCCGTAAACTGGCAAGAGACCCGCTTTTCAAGTCTTCAGCAACGTTAGATTTAAAGAAACCTCATGAGCCGCTGCTTTTCATTGCCGGTTCCGACGACCATATTTTTCCTGCAGCTTTTTCAAAAAAGATAGCATCCGCTTACAAAGATGAAAACAGTATTGTGGATTTTAAGGAATTTGAAGGCAGAAGCCATTTCATCTGTGGTGAGAGAGAATGGGAAGAAGTAGCGGGATATATTCTGAACTGGCTGAAAAACCTGGCTTAA
- a CDS encoding GNAT family N-acetyltransferase encodes MIVREATEQDHKVLLEFEQGIVSAERPFNSTLIAGEIHYYDLLHLIKSDEAFVLVVEENNEIIASGYALIRKPANNYSNFEQYAYLGFMYVKPEHRGKGINKLILDGLISWAKSRDISEIRLDVYAQNESAVKAYEKAGFESLLVTMRMKT; translated from the coding sequence ATGATTGTCCGGGAAGCTACAGAACAAGATCATAAAGTTCTTTTAGAATTTGAACAGGGAATTGTTTCTGCTGAAAGACCATTTAACAGCACTCTTATAGCCGGAGAAATTCATTACTATGATCTGCTTCACCTGATAAAATCTGACGAAGCCTTCGTACTTGTCGTTGAAGAAAATAACGAAATCATAGCTTCCGGTTATGCACTCATCAGAAAACCGGCAAATAACTATTCCAATTTTGAGCAGTATGCTTATCTGGGATTTATGTATGTAAAACCTGAGCACAGAGGAAAAGGAATCAATAAACTGATCCTTGATGGATTAATCAGCTGGGCAAAGTCCAGAGATATTTCCGAAATAAGACTCGATGTTTATGCTCAAAATGAATCTGCTGTAAAAGCTTATGAAAAAGCAGGATTTGAATCCTTACTCGTTACCATGAGAATGAAAACATAA
- a CDS encoding ABC transporter ATP-binding protein — protein sequence MKKQDTWGIVKRLFFIGMKFRSWFILTLIISVLLSIVSTFRPYLTMEVVDNDITRLKDKALMMKHIYMLVGLVFAETVLNFFLVYFSNYISQNVIRDIRERLYAKLIYFRTSFFDKTPIGQLVTRAVGDVETIATVYTDGFLMVFGDILRIVFVLIMMFSTNVHLSYITLAILPLMVLITRFFQKRLKKAFGDERTWTANQNSFVQERLAGMSIIQVFNRQEAEFKKFDDINITLKGALLRTVFIFSLFFPVVELISSLFIGFILFYGGYITISAGVVIAFIQYISMLIRPLRQIADRFNNIQRGIVGAERVLGVMDEDYAMPNTGTVKKDHFDGKIEFEKVHFAYDDKQEVLKGIDFKVNPGETVAIVGATGAGKSTIISLITRLYDINSGNIRIDDVDLKDYELYNLRSHIGVVLQDVFLFHGSIFENLAFGDESITLEKIKAGAKEIEVDQFIEQLPGGYDFVVSERGSSISLGQRQLLSFLRAYLSDPKILILDEATSSIDHESEKLIQRATEKITRNRTSIIIAHRLSTIEKADKIIVMEHGKIVEEGKHLELLDKNGYYATLYKAQLRHEVELEEEKQK from the coding sequence ATGAAAAAACAAGATACCTGGGGGATTGTTAAAAGGCTGTTCTTTATAGGAATGAAATTCCGGTCCTGGTTCATCCTTACTTTAATCATTTCCGTCTTACTGTCCATAGTTTCTACCTTTAGACCTTATCTTACCATGGAGGTGGTGGATAATGATATCACCAGGCTTAAAGATAAAGCCTTGATGATGAAGCATATCTATATGCTGGTAGGTTTGGTTTTTGCGGAAACTGTTTTAAACTTTTTCCTGGTTTACTTCTCGAATTATATTTCGCAGAACGTTATCCGCGACATCAGGGAAAGGCTGTACGCAAAGCTGATCTATTTCAGAACATCATTTTTCGACAAAACTCCTATCGGGCAGCTTGTAACCCGTGCTGTAGGAGATGTGGAAACTATTGCCACGGTTTATACGGATGGTTTCCTTATGGTTTTCGGGGATATTCTCAGAATTGTATTTGTTTTGATCATGATGTTCAGCACCAATGTACATTTGAGTTATATTACATTGGCTATCCTTCCTTTGATGGTTCTGATTACCAGGTTTTTCCAGAAAAGGCTGAAAAAAGCTTTCGGAGATGAAAGAACATGGACGGCCAACCAGAATTCTTTTGTTCAGGAAAGGCTTGCGGGAATGTCCATCATTCAGGTATTCAACAGGCAGGAAGCTGAATTTAAAAAATTTGACGATATTAATATTACCCTGAAGGGCGCTTTATTGAGAACAGTTTTTATTTTCTCTCTGTTCTTTCCCGTAGTAGAGCTTATATCTTCTTTATTTATAGGGTTTATCCTGTTCTATGGAGGATATATTACCATAAGTGCCGGGGTTGTTATTGCATTTATCCAGTATATTTCGATGCTGATCCGTCCGTTGAGACAGATTGCAGACCGTTTCAATAATATCCAGAGAGGTATTGTAGGAGCAGAAAGAGTTTTGGGTGTGATGGATGAAGATTATGCCATGCCAAATACAGGAACCGTGAAAAAGGACCATTTTGATGGCAAAATCGAATTTGAGAAGGTACATTTTGCTTACGATGATAAACAGGAAGTCCTGAAAGGAATTGATTTTAAAGTAAATCCGGGAGAAACAGTCGCTATTGTGGGGGCAACCGGTGCAGGGAAGTCTACCATTATCAGTTTGATCACAAGACTTTATGATATTAACTCAGGGAATATCAGAATCGATGATGTTGACTTAAAAGACTATGAGCTTTATAACCTGAGAAGTCATATCGGAGTGGTTCTACAGGATGTATTCCTTTTCCACGGCAGTATTTTTGAAAATCTCGCCTTTGGGGATGAAAGCATTACTCTGGAAAAAATAAAAGCAGGTGCAAAAGAAATTGAAGTAGACCAGTTTATAGAGCAGCTTCCGGGAGGGTATGATTTTGTGGTGAGCGAAAGAGGCTCTTCTATTTCTCTGGGACAGAGACAGCTGTTGTCTTTCCTGAGAGCTTATTTGTCAGATCCTAAAATCCTCATTCTGGATGAAGCCACTTCTTCCATAGACCATGAAAGTGAGAAGCTGATCCAGAGAGCCACCGAAAAAATTACGAGAAACAGAACCTCAATTATTATTGCCCACAGGCTTTCCACCATTGAAAAAGCAGATAAAATTATTGTTATGGAGCATGGAAAGATTGTAGAAGAAGGAAAACACCTGGAGCTTCTTGACAAAAATGGATATTACGCAACACTTTATAAGGCCCAGCTGAGACATGAAGTGGAGCTGGAAGAGGAAAAACAGAAATAA
- a CDS encoding purine-nucleoside phosphorylase has product MLEKIKQTADFIKNTIKEVPDFAVVLGSGLGKLQDEVEAIHVLEYSEIPNFPQTTVVGHGGKLIYGILEGKKVLMMSGRFHYYEGHSMETVTFPIRVFHLLGIKNLILSNASGGINQTYGIADIIILKDHINMMPEHPLRGKNIESFGPRFVDMSEPYNKKMIETAEKAAAENNINIYQGVYVALQGPTFETPAEYGMIKAIGGDMVGMSTVPEVIVARHMNMDVFCISVITDLGGPDIALSVSHEEVLNAANKAMPNVIAVVKGLVKNYQ; this is encoded by the coding sequence ATGTTAGAAAAAATTAAGCAGACTGCTGATTTCATCAAAAATACCATCAAAGAAGTTCCGGATTTTGCCGTTGTTTTAGGCTCCGGCCTGGGAAAACTGCAGGATGAAGTGGAAGCTATTCATGTTTTGGAATATTCTGAAATTCCTAATTTTCCCCAGACCACTGTTGTCGGGCATGGAGGAAAATTAATTTACGGAATTCTGGAGGGTAAAAAAGTTCTGATGATGAGCGGGCGTTTTCATTATTATGAAGGCCATTCCATGGAAACGGTAACTTTCCCGATCAGGGTTTTTCATCTTCTGGGAATTAAAAATCTTATCCTTTCCAATGCTTCTGGTGGTATAAATCAAACTTACGGTATTGCAGATATTATTATTTTAAAAGATCATATCAATATGATGCCTGAACATCCGCTTCGGGGTAAAAATATTGAATCATTCGGACCGCGTTTTGTGGATATGAGTGAACCTTATAACAAAAAAATGATCGAAACCGCCGAGAAGGCTGCCGCTGAGAACAATATTAACATTTACCAGGGAGTTTATGTGGCTTTACAGGGCCCAACTTTTGAAACGCCAGCAGAATATGGCATGATTAAAGCCATTGGTGGTGATATGGTAGGAATGAGCACTGTTCCTGAAGTTATTGTTGCCAGACATATGAATATGGATGTTTTCTGCATTTCCGTTATCACAGACCTTGGCGGACCGGATATTGCACTTTCCGTTTCCCATGAAGAAGTTCTGAATGCTGCGAATAAAGCCATGCCGAATGTCATTGCCGTAGTAAAAGGCCTGGTCAAAAACTATCAGTAG
- a CDS encoding Crp/Fnr family transcriptional regulator, with product MTETEKLAFALNQFAGLSEDEFKQSEDFWMPRTYKKGEFYNLRGTVCTYFGFIIDGVFRSYTIEEKTGEEKNVFLYSANGFVVSFKSFINQIPCDYHTQALTDASIIYIRYTDLLSLYRNSHQWEKFGRLLAQEAFNVTMTRIEGFLLKSPEERYLDLIRQHPDIFNNVPLYHISSYLGIQGPSLSRIRKRISGK from the coding sequence ATGACTGAAACCGAAAAATTAGCTTTTGCCCTGAATCAGTTTGCCGGTCTTTCGGAAGATGAATTTAAACAGTCTGAAGATTTCTGGATGCCCAGAACTTATAAAAAAGGAGAATTCTATAATCTCCGCGGAACAGTCTGTACTTATTTCGGATTTATTATTGACGGTGTTTTCCGTTCTTACACTATCGAAGAAAAAACAGGTGAGGAAAAAAATGTTTTCCTGTATTCTGCGAACGGTTTTGTAGTTTCCTTTAAAAGTTTTATCAATCAGATTCCGTGTGATTATCATACCCAGGCATTGACGGATGCTTCCATTATTTATATCCGGTATACAGATTTGCTCTCACTGTACCGGAACTCGCATCAATGGGAAAAATTCGGGAGGCTTCTGGCTCAGGAGGCCTTCAATGTTACCATGACAAGAATTGAGGGTTTTCTGCTGAAATCCCCTGAAGAACGGTATTTAGACCTGATCAGGCAGCATCCTGATATTTTCAATAATGTTCCTTTATACCATATTTCTTCTTATTTAGGAATCCAGGGACCATCTCTGAGCAGAATAAGAAAAAGAATTTCAGGAAAGTAG
- a CDS encoding TlpA family protein disulfide reductase: protein MKKLALIFMISVFGLGYSQQQPKVLKTSFSKEALTQKLEDEEGKNVTIQQILDSHKGKVLVIDFWAGWCRDCLKALPKAEELEKNNPNIDFVFLSLERSKEGFDKSLDRFNMKDKDNYWFASGWKNDFNNYIDLNWIPRYMVIDQKSSIAKYYAISPEDPEIQETINRLLQ, encoded by the coding sequence ATGAAAAAGTTAGCATTAATTTTTATGATAAGTGTTTTCGGACTGGGCTATTCACAACAGCAGCCGAAAGTACTCAAAACAAGTTTCTCCAAAGAAGCTTTGACGCAGAAACTGGAAGATGAAGAAGGAAAGAACGTTACCATTCAGCAGATTCTTGATTCCCACAAAGGAAAAGTTCTGGTGATCGATTTCTGGGCAGGATGGTGCAGAGACTGTTTAAAAGCCCTTCCAAAAGCCGAAGAACTTGAAAAAAACAATCCGAATATAGATTTCGTATTCCTCTCACTGGAAAGATCCAAAGAAGGTTTTGACAAGAGTCTTGACAGATTCAATATGAAGGATAAGGATAATTACTGGTTTGCTTCCGGCTGGAAAAATGATTTCAACAACTATATCGACCTCAACTGGATTCCAAGATATATGGTCATAGACCAGAAATCCTCTATTGCAAAATATTATGCAATCTCCCCTGAGGACCCGGAAATCCAGGAAACCATCAACCGTCTTTTACAATAA
- the dinB gene encoding DNA polymerase IV → MDSSFPIRKIIHVDMDAFYASVEQHDNPSLKGKPIAVGGEHRGVVSAASYEARKYGVRSAMPSKTAKEKCPHIIFVPPRFARYKEISRQIREIFHEYTDLVEPLSLDEAYLDVTENKKDIESANQIAKEIRQKIFEQTGLTASAGISVNKFLAKVASDINKPNGQKTIHPDRIEGFLEELPVEKFYGVGKVTANKMFSLGIYKGKDLKKKTIEELVRLFGKSGSYYYHVVRGIHNSEVKPHRIQKSVAVERTFFEDLFDDQAINEKLEHLSKELHQRLQKNNILGRALTLKIKYKDFSLYTRSFTKEEYFTSAEQYFNTGKRLWELRPFDKPVRLLGLSLSHLNTEEKKQVSIQLKIPFEEFER, encoded by the coding sequence ATGGATTCTTCTTTTCCCATCCGCAAGATTATTCATGTTGATATGGATGCGTTTTACGCTTCTGTGGAACAGCATGACAATCCCTCGCTTAAGGGGAAACCCATTGCTGTAGGAGGAGAACACCGGGGTGTGGTTTCGGCAGCAAGCTATGAAGCAAGAAAATATGGCGTACGTTCGGCAATGCCCAGTAAAACAGCTAAGGAAAAATGCCCGCATATTATTTTTGTTCCGCCCCGCTTTGCCCGGTATAAAGAAATATCAAGACAGATCCGTGAAATTTTTCACGAATACACTGATCTTGTAGAACCTCTTTCTTTAGACGAAGCTTATCTTGACGTTACCGAAAATAAGAAAGACATAGAATCTGCCAACCAGATTGCCAAAGAAATCCGTCAGAAAATATTTGAGCAAACCGGATTAACTGCTTCTGCAGGGATTTCAGTAAATAAATTCCTGGCAAAAGTAGCTTCCGATATCAATAAACCAAATGGCCAGAAAACCATTCACCCTGACAGAATTGAAGGCTTTCTTGAAGAGCTTCCGGTTGAAAAATTTTACGGTGTAGGAAAAGTTACGGCTAACAAAATGTTTAGTTTAGGAATTTATAAAGGAAAAGATTTAAAGAAAAAGACCATTGAAGAACTTGTAAGGCTTTTTGGAAAGTCCGGGAGCTATTATTACCATGTTGTTCGCGGTATTCATAATTCTGAGGTAAAACCTCACCGGATCCAGAAGAGTGTTGCTGTGGAAAGAACTTTCTTTGAGGATCTTTTTGATGACCAGGCAATCAACGAAAAACTGGAACACCTGAGCAAAGAACTTCATCAGAGATTACAAAAGAATAATATTCTGGGCAGGGCTTTAACCTTAAAAATTAAATATAAAGATTTTTCTCTTTATACCAGAAGCTTCACAAAGGAAGAATACTTTACTTCCGCCGAACAGTACTTCAATACCGGGAAAAGACTTTGGGAACTCAGGCCTTTTGACAAACCTGTAAGATTATTGGGACTTTCTCTCTCCCACCTCAACACCGAAGAAAAAAAACAGGTTTCCATTCAACTAAAAATTCCGTTTGAAGAATTTGAACGCTGA
- a CDS encoding class I SAM-dependent methyltransferase — protein sequence MNDTNRKHWENVYETKNPDEVSWTQEKPETSLDFIRSFGLGKESKIIDIGGGDSNLVDFLLEEGYENITVLDISAKALEKAKERLGKKADQVKWIVSDMTAFEPSETYDIWHDRAAFHFLTAPEQVSKYISTAGKWVTGFMILGTFSKDGPKKCSGLDILQYDEVTLSETFRSDFTKIKCFTQDHITPFGTVQNFVFCGFKKT from the coding sequence ATGAACGACACCAACAGAAAACACTGGGAAAACGTATATGAAACTAAAAATCCTGACGAGGTGAGCTGGACACAGGAAAAGCCTGAAACATCGCTTGACTTCATCCGCTCTTTTGGATTGGGAAAAGAGTCCAAAATCATTGATATTGGTGGTGGAGACAGCAATCTTGTTGATTTTCTTCTTGAAGAAGGTTATGAAAACATTACCGTCCTTGATATTTCTGCCAAAGCTCTGGAAAAAGCAAAGGAAAGGCTGGGCAAAAAAGCTGATCAGGTGAAGTGGATTGTTTCAGACATGACAGCATTCGAACCTTCAGAAACGTATGATATCTGGCATGACAGAGCCGCCTTTCATTTCCTGACTGCCCCGGAACAGGTTTCAAAATACATCAGTACGGCAGGAAAATGGGTAACCGGGTTCATGATTCTGGGAACTTTTTCAAAAGACGGCCCGAAAAAGTGCAGCGGACTGGATATCCTACAATACGACGAAGTTACATTGTCTGAAACATTCAGATCAGATTTTACGAAAATAAAGTGCTTCACTCAGGATCACATCACTCCTTTCGGAACAGTTCAGAATTTTGTTTTCTGCGGCTTTAAAAAGACTTAA